The window gagtttctgttaaaagaatgaaaccacgtgtataaaatcgcatgtattgcgcttcgacctttttcagacaatcgtggtcaaaagttgttgggaaggttgtggGCATCaggtcacttcacacctaattcgatttttctaagtattgactgaagtatttgggaaataccatgctcttgtggcccctctcccccatattcaatgttggagttcttcaggtaacaaaagtcaccctttttttcccctggaaaatccaacattgaaaagggggaggggggtatctgtaaaatgaagttaccttcccaacacttttgtccatgattgtagttagtgtcaaatgtagtattgcctcctggataagctctaaactttaattagcctgttatatggttacgtgtattggtcacattggcatatatgaaggggcggacggacgttgatgacgtcatggctataaaaccaaattttctcacattgatgggttaccatattttcttaactatggtgctcggcgcacgcggagctccgctattatacAGCGCATAAAGTTTGATGAGTTGTTTTGGAAGTCTATGATTGACAAATTGACAAAGTTCTACCAACAACATGTAACAACATAGAGGCTTATTTGGGAGTAGCAGTCTAGTACCCTAACTACTGTTTTTTGTTACACTAAATGTTACTTTCAATGTTCATTATTTTCACTGTTAATTACAATAAATGTTACAAATGAAGAAATGTTATCAGCTCATTTATGAGGATAGACAGATTTTGTGACCTAGTGTGGAACTTCAAGATAAGAATAAAATATGATTTAAATATTTGGTGCTACCATGAAGGCAAATTAAACACATTGCTTCCTCTCTGTTGCTAACCTTTAAGGTCATAGCAACAGTCATAGGCATTCAGTGTAATTACCTATAGAAAGCTAACAAGCTAAGCGTGATGTAAAAGAGATGTGAGCTATGACAATTCAAGAAATAATAGGGTTTTGGAACAGAGTTAATAATCCACACACTGTCCATATCTGATTGATAGAACCGGCCAGGGATATTGGAATGAAATGATCAAATATatgaaaatttttaatttactttatggTTCTCTCCACGTGAATTCTTTCAGCTGCTATTTGTTGTGTCTGCAGAACATCATTAGCAGGCATTTGGTCTTGCATGTGCAAAAATGAAGGTATATTTAACTTTACACCAATTGGATCAAGCAAATCTTGGATGTCAAATCCTCTGTCAGCCATTAGACTGTCACCAGCTTGAAATGGCATGTTCAGGTGTAGTCTGATATAGAGCCAGTATACAGTTGAGACAGGAATGTTATGCTGCCACTTGGTGAGATTCCCACAAGTCCCTTTAATGTATTTGCACTCTTATAGTTTGAGTATGTCTGAAATTTCAACACAAGTGAGGAAGGCATTTCAACTTTTATCTCGGTGCAATCAATGATAACCCTGGTTTCTTTGTATTTGGACTTGAATGACTCAGGCATTTTCTCCAAAATCACCTCTTTGCTAGGCCAAATGCTTAACGATCCAAGTCTTAAATATAGGAAATTGGCCCACGAAATAACGATGTTACTGACAGTTCCAATAGAGATGTTAAGTCTATAAGCAAGGTCACGTTCAAAAAGTCCAATGCTCACTCTGCAAAGGAACAGAAAAAATTGATTTGTGGGAGTCAGTTTTCTGGGTCGTCCAATTTTTCTAATCGGAGTAGCATCTACATCAGGCCTTGATTCATTTCGCGTGTATACCAAATTTTCACCATTGGCACCTGGATTAAGAAAAGTCAACACTGTGTTGTAGACTTGACGATTTGGAAACCCAGTGTAAAAGCAGATATCAGTGTCTTGAATGTTTTCAATGCAGAACTCCATGTCACGCACAGTTTGTTCGAGCTGTTCAATCTTTGTGTAAgcagtttttaacttttcagtTGACGATAAAATATGTGCTTTTAGTTCGGCTAATTCAGTTTTTGTCTCTTTCATGCTATCTATGGCAGCCACACTCGAGTCAACACAATCTTCAATCGGTTCAGCTTCAAATACTGTCAGACTTTCATCAGTGGTCTTTCTTTTTCTACAACTTACTTCACTTGATCTAAGCTGAAACTTATTTAACTTCCTTTCTTTTGGTGGTTTAGAAGTAAGGTATGGTCTGTGCTCCCAACACTGGAAGACAGATGGAACAGTACCAAGCTTTAAGTGCCAACGACCACTAAATCCTGAAGAGAACAAACAACCGTGTGTTGCTGGACCTAGAAAAGATAGCAGGTGTCATGGCGGTTAGTCGAAATAAAATTTATGTACAGTTACGTACCTTTACAGAAATCGAGTACATACCTTAAACCCTGACTTTTCCTCTCTTCGTATTTGTTGAAGCCATAATTTCTTCAGTTCTGGTGCGCTTGGTATCTTGTGATAAGTCACATTCCTCTTACCGCTGTGGTTGAATATATCCCCATACGAATTACACAAAGGAACGGCACAATTGCGACCATTTGAGCCTAACAAAAAGGTTATCTTCTCAGTTTTATCTCTGGTAATATTCAAAAGGTGCTATGAAAAAATACTTACCTTTCTTGAACTCTTCCATTGACGATGACATTTGATGTCGCGCGATCAAACATGATCCAACGTAATGAAATCAGCGCAAGATGACAGATTACTTTCCGCGAATGATGTCATAAATTTAATATTCAAAATGGTGCCgcgacttattaaaagggtgtataatatggtctcttttaggggtaaaAAAAAGCGTAGGCcatgcccagattggtctcctttggGGGTTTAATGTAAAGTTCCCAACGAGCAGCCCTCCCTGTTTTATATGGGATTCCCCCCCTTGGGCTTTTTTTCACTTAATGAAGTGTCCCATAGAGTAGAGCGCTTTATGGAGAGGATGAATCATTTTGTACATGGCTTTATTTTTGGGTATGGTAATGTTATGAGGCAAAGTGAAATatatttttacttatttttgagtTGCCCTCTGCATGTACAGGCTGAATGGTTTTTGGAGGCTGGCACAGTATT of the Montipora capricornis isolate CH-2021 chromosome 7, ASM3666992v2, whole genome shotgun sequence genome contains:
- the LOC138055373 gene encoding uncharacterized protein encodes the protein MSSSMEEFKKGFSGRWHLKLGTVPSVFQCWEHRPYLTSKPPKERKLNKFQLRSSEVSCRKRKTTDESLTVFEAEPIEDCVDSSVAAIDSMKETKTELAELKAHILSSTEKLKTAYTKIEQLEQTVRDMEFCIENIQDTDICFYTGFPNRQVYNTVLTFLNPGANGENLVYTRNESRPDVDATPIRKIGRPRKLTPTNQFFLFLCRVSIGLFERDLAYRLNISIGTVSNIVISWANFLYLRLGSLSIWPSKEVILEKMPESFKSKYKETRVIIDCTEIKVEMPSSLVLKFQTYSNYKSANTLKGLVGISPSGSITFLSQLYTGSISDYT